A section of the Candidatus Chlorohelix allophototropha genome encodes:
- a CDS encoding transposase gives MPGHSLFGALYSVLDQRTPLLPKLYRQKKVCEKEGVAFKSKIELAVDTLATFEPLADTTTHVLVDSWFHCHSLRKACRKRGWDLSGELKSNRRLRVVNARGELEWQRLSDYASGLKEVDWQLAQWPSSAEGKPQTVYVHVIRTKVSKLGATLVVIRRYHLAGQPGEIRYWGTTVLAATAQEVLDCLVKRWSIEVFFEDAKDLLGSDHYQLMSAVGVERFWTLIALLSSFLDEERFKMSQGTEGAHHSWGECRNELQRQHRRNLLSWLEQQFREGAEASTLAHFFHL, from the coding sequence TTGCCAGGGCATAGCTTGTTCGGCGCTCTTTACAGTGTGCTCGACCAACGCACTCCCCTATTACCCAAACTCTATCGCCAGAAAAAAGTATGTGAAAAGGAGGGAGTAGCCTTTAAGAGTAAAATTGAGCTGGCAGTGGACACTCTCGCGACTTTCGAGCCGTTAGCGGACACGACCACCCATGTATTAGTGGATAGCTGGTTTCACTGTCATTCCCTCCGAAAAGCCTGCCGAAAGCGTGGCTGGGATTTGAGTGGGGAGTTAAAGTCCAACCGCCGGCTAAGAGTAGTGAATGCCAGGGGAGAACTGGAATGGCAACGGTTGAGTGATTATGCCAGTGGGTTGAAGGAAGTCGACTGGCAGTTGGCGCAGTGGCCCAGTTCAGCCGAGGGTAAGCCTCAGACCGTGTATGTCCACGTTATCCGCACCAAGGTCTCCAAGTTGGGAGCCACTTTAGTAGTAATAAGGCGTTACCATTTAGCCGGTCAGCCTGGCGAAATCCGTTACTGGGGCACGACGGTGTTGGCGGCGACTGCGCAAGAAGTGTTGGATTGTCTGGTTAAACGGTGGAGTATTGAGGTCTTTTTTGAAGATGCGAAAGACCTGTTAGGGAGCGACCATTATCAGTTGATGAGCGCAGTGGGAGTGGAGCGGTTCTGGACCCTTATCGCTTTGTTGAGCTCATTCTTGGACGAAGAGCGTTTTAAGATGAGCCAGGGCACTGAAGGAGCTCACCATAGCTGGGGTGAATGCAGAAACGAGCTACAAAGGCAGCATCGCCGAAACCTTTTAAGCTGGTTAGAACAGCAGTTTCGTGAAGGTGCCGAGGCCAGCACTTTAGCCCACTTCTTCCATCTTTAA
- a CDS encoding CHAT domain-containing protein, producing MKKLPLRELKHFGSTPELKDRTIKLVALSSANNLIAEVFEQDESNYLRILDYLTGEVYSSFAFKSFYPKILTFSQNGDLLFLLERKSIKIFRVWRTSEKSFSFHWIEEFGDWDIEAAAWLDNKQILLAGKNYNKEMFIALLDQATGALKILLEKKIEEYVDDVACSPSGLVAFATGYGNQIRLYQLNPKRNSLIQKDSIIVLKTGNSMKISLSTDGQFIMSIMTRGSFYEGPKLKLFNQQGELLDSLPVSDYTEVAYNHPSFYIKESSKYSAREYKFYQVQNRKFRLWCNVWNDPVNDLVTRDGKTLVAITNEHNTIVYELEDPDILLLNFDDNKPRLEGITNLGKRRFEPATKWLVQLLQGEDPEVKIAACKALEKIKSPEALSHIIRAIGSEEDKNLQKVFKSVLWSFLLNDQTTALIKTFEAKSVYSRRGAAKVLNDRPNLEVKTALFEAVSDSDSPTRLLATQALHKKADLRACVYLMAQLYDEDKKIRHAVHKAIVRILSVNNLFPKVLEKEFSKPFDLVVYAEKVIKTGRVCNFEKMDNTTIGKFLTGLGTACIKSGSPLPLILNKIDRLTSVGRRATTLAPVGMSLVLSLACAEAMLQDQQWNAAIEIYRNSLNNTRLLEAPNMEWRIHYAIGKCYEELKKDQKALEAYRLAIGVIDRWWYAVLDEDKLQHFFEDKALLYDRAALCSLRLGYYELAFEFGEKAKTRFLGDLIARRQKDPKLQLERSLRYFWENVGDTRSYRVGLASARLHKASKPEVILSGWDTIQAGAEVARPARLLALEDTIKTNTNYQWRLDMVNGIWEVAAWVLASDDGEVRSNLEEIYQTLLPFYWWRRNAGTNLTGGQIEGLLDQYTETAEIIRRDNPSAPFWVFREFISSLGEVLRSPLVDGGPEFLDAIMEALNSILQNEPIYAAYPEPFEMETTGPILEIRQGGSENPFSLSHRSTTIETTMQQHSETDWRYVFKLARGEICTYRELAAMFIGEANTAFLQFFVSEYGTVTYLVFGQDCVPNSPDLLPDIKGEHGIKVFTNKKLTLSKLKEQMVAAPDSWFKLYADRHISDGFNGWKEALDRKQQWLYSELIEPIESELTGHNIKHLQIVPHRALHLIPFAALYKTLENGDRQYLIEKFTVRYAPSATLMQICRERSSKLKREFGLTAISNPTCDLEYAEEEVNIIKSYFPAAKVKVLNGKTATRKNFLKTKPYSVFHYAGHGNYNWNDPLLSNMRLAGNHSLVLGEFFDNNLTFPGMSLAVLSACETDITDPEDLADEYLGLTSGFLFAGSQYVLGTLWAVDDCSTFLLMRYFYQKCFREGLQPPVALQEAQNWLRKLTIEESASEIKKLENYLANDRHLQPILEENKSSQNAAKYPFSHPYYWAAFTLLGF from the coding sequence ATGAAAAAATTACCACTCCGCGAATTGAAGCATTTTGGTTCTACTCCTGAATTAAAAGATAGAACAATAAAATTAGTTGCTCTTTCATCTGCAAATAATCTAATAGCGGAGGTGTTTGAGCAGGATGAGTCTAATTACCTGCGAATTTTGGATTACTTAACTGGGGAAGTATATAGTTCGTTCGCTTTCAAGAGCTTTTATCCAAAAATTCTAACTTTTTCTCAGAATGGTGACTTATTATTTCTGTTGGAAAGGAAGTCGATTAAAATATTTCGTGTATGGCGGACCTCTGAGAAGAGCTTTAGTTTCCATTGGATTGAAGAGTTTGGTGACTGGGATATAGAGGCGGCAGCCTGGCTTGATAATAAGCAAATCCTTCTGGCAGGAAAAAACTACAACAAAGAAATGTTTATAGCACTTTTAGATCAGGCAACCGGGGCGCTAAAAATACTTCTCGAGAAAAAAATAGAGGAGTATGTGGATGATGTTGCATGCTCTCCGTCAGGATTAGTAGCATTTGCCACAGGTTATGGAAATCAAATAAGGTTGTATCAATTAAATCCTAAAAGAAATTCCTTGATTCAAAAAGATAGCATAATTGTTTTAAAAACTGGCAATTCAATGAAAATTTCTCTTTCAACTGACGGGCAATTTATTATGAGCATTATGACCAGAGGTTCATTTTATGAAGGGCCTAAACTTAAATTATTTAACCAGCAAGGAGAGCTGCTCGATTCTCTGCCAGTAAGTGATTACACAGAAGTTGCCTATAATCACCCTAGCTTCTATATTAAGGAATCTTCAAAATATAGCGCAAGAGAATATAAATTTTATCAAGTTCAAAATCGTAAGTTCCGCCTGTGGTGTAATGTTTGGAATGATCCAGTAAATGATTTAGTAACTAGGGACGGCAAAACATTGGTGGCAATTACTAATGAGCATAACACCATTGTTTATGAACTTGAAGACCCGGATATCCTGCTCCTTAATTTCGATGACAATAAACCTCGGCTTGAAGGGATAACGAATCTTGGAAAACGCCGTTTTGAGCCAGCCACCAAATGGCTTGTTCAACTGCTACAGGGTGAAGATCCTGAAGTAAAAATCGCTGCATGCAAGGCTCTTGAAAAAATCAAAAGTCCTGAGGCTTTATCTCATATCATTCGAGCTATAGGAAGTGAGGAGGACAAAAATCTTCAGAAAGTTTTCAAAAGTGTGCTTTGGAGTTTCCTTTTAAATGATCAAACCACCGCCCTTATTAAAACATTTGAAGCAAAATCCGTATATTCTCGCCGTGGTGCTGCTAAAGTTTTAAATGACAGACCTAATCTGGAGGTTAAAACAGCTTTGTTTGAAGCCGTGTCTGATTCCGATTCGCCAACACGGTTACTTGCAACCCAAGCCCTCCATAAGAAAGCAGATCTCAGAGCATGCGTTTACTTAATGGCACAACTTTATGATGAAGATAAAAAAATAAGGCATGCGGTTCATAAAGCAATAGTAAGAATTTTGAGTGTAAACAACCTTTTTCCAAAAGTGCTAGAAAAAGAGTTTTCGAAACCTTTTGATCTGGTCGTTTATGCCGAAAAGGTAATAAAAACTGGTCGGGTATGCAACTTTGAAAAAATGGACAATACCACTATCGGCAAGTTTTTGACCGGGCTTGGCACAGCCTGCATTAAGAGCGGGAGTCCCCTCCCGTTAATTCTCAATAAGATTGATCGTCTTACCAGCGTTGGAAGACGCGCAACTACACTCGCCCCGGTGGGTATGTCCCTAGTTCTATCTCTTGCTTGTGCTGAAGCGATGTTGCAAGATCAACAATGGAATGCAGCGATTGAAATTTACCGCAATTCACTCAATAACACCAGGTTATTAGAAGCGCCTAATATGGAGTGGCGTATTCACTATGCGATTGGTAAATGTTATGAGGAATTAAAAAAGGACCAGAAAGCCCTGGAAGCTTATCGTTTGGCTATTGGTGTAATAGATCGTTGGTGGTACGCCGTCTTGGACGAAGACAAGCTCCAACACTTTTTTGAGGATAAAGCCCTCTTATATGACCGTGCTGCACTCTGCTCTTTGCGCCTGGGGTACTACGAACTCGCATTTGAATTCGGGGAAAAAGCTAAAACCCGTTTTCTGGGGGATCTGATTGCCCGTCGACAAAAGGATCCAAAGCTACAACTCGAGCGGAGTTTGCGATATTTCTGGGAGAATGTGGGGGACACCAGAAGTTACAGGGTTGGGTTGGCTTCTGCCAGATTACATAAAGCCAGCAAACCAGAAGTAATTTTGTCAGGTTGGGATACCATTCAGGCCGGTGCTGAGGTTGCCAGACCGGCACGACTATTAGCCCTTGAGGATACTATCAAAACCAATACTAATTACCAGTGGCGCCTTGATATGGTAAATGGTATATGGGAGGTTGCTGCCTGGGTGTTAGCCTCAGATGATGGGGAGGTTCGTTCAAATCTGGAAGAGATTTATCAGACACTTCTTCCTTTTTATTGGTGGCGTAGGAATGCGGGAACTAATTTGACAGGGGGTCAGATAGAGGGGCTATTAGACCAATATACGGAAACAGCAGAAATTATTAGAAGGGATAATCCATCAGCACCGTTCTGGGTCTTTCGAGAATTTATATCTTCTCTTGGTGAGGTGCTCAGAAGCCCTCTAGTAGACGGTGGTCCTGAATTCCTTGACGCAATTATGGAGGCTTTAAACTCTATTTTACAAAACGAACCCATTTATGCAGCTTACCCTGAACCATTTGAGATGGAAACTACTGGACCAATACTAGAAATCCGGCAAGGGGGCAGTGAGAACCCGTTCTCTTTAAGTCACAGGTCAACCACTATCGAAACAACAATGCAACAGCATTCGGAAACCGACTGGCGCTATGTTTTTAAACTTGCACGGGGGGAAATATGCACTTATCGTGAGCTTGCCGCTATGTTTATTGGTGAAGCAAATACTGCTTTCTTACAGTTTTTTGTTTCGGAATACGGAACCGTTACCTACCTAGTATTTGGGCAGGATTGTGTACCCAACTCCCCAGACCTGCTACCGGATATAAAAGGTGAGCACGGGATTAAGGTTTTTACAAATAAAAAACTTACCCTATCAAAATTGAAAGAGCAAATGGTGGCAGCTCCTGATAGCTGGTTTAAGTTATATGCTGACAGGCATATTTCCGATGGATTTAACGGTTGGAAGGAAGCATTAGACCGAAAACAACAGTGGCTTTATTCTGAACTAATCGAACCAATAGAATCTGAATTAACGGGGCATAATATAAAACACCTCCAGATAGTCCCGCACCGAGCTTTACATTTAATTCCATTTGCTGCGCTTTATAAAACCCTCGAGAACGGGGACCGGCAGTATCTGATTGAAAAGTTCACTGTTCGGTATGCTCCCAGCGCTACTCTCATGCAAATTTGCCGAGAGCGGTCTTCAAAATTAAAAAGAGAATTTGGATTAACGGCAATTTCAAATCCGACCTGTGATCTCGAATATGCAGAAGAAGAAGTAAATATTATTAAATCATATTTTCCAGCTGCAAAGGTAAAAGTATTAAATGGTAAAACTGCCACCAGGAAAAATTTCCTTAAAACAAAACCTTATTCTGTTTTTCACTATGCTGGCCACGGCAATTACAATTGGAATGATCCATTATTATCAAATATGAGGTTGGCAGGAAACCACTCTCTGGTTTTAGGGGAATTCTTTGATAATAACCTGACTTTTCCTGGAATGAGTCTGGCAGTACTTTCTGCCTGCGAAACCGATATTACTGATCCTGAAGATCTTGCAGACGAGTATCTGGGTCTTACAAGTGGTTTTCTGTTTGCTGGTAGCCAGTATGTACTCGGGACGCTGTGGGCAGTCGACGACTGTTCTACTTTTTTACTAATGCGATATTTTTATCAAAAATGCTTTAGAGAAGGCTTACAACCGCCTGTAGCCTTGCAAGAGGCTCAAAATTGGTTGCGTAAATTAACGATAGAAGAAAGTGCAAGTGAAATTAAAAAATTAGAAAATTATCTGGCAAATGACAGGCATCTTCAACCAATTTTGGAAGAAAATAAAAGCAGTCAAAATGCTGCTAAATATCCCTTCAGCCATCCCTATTACTGGGCCGCGTTTACTCTTTTAGGATTTTAA
- a CDS encoding LysM peptidoglycan-binding domain-containing protein gives MFSRIDRKSKAAQKGGISVLEREAETPRKRRKKGRASSDQHRSSIFKTLGPFLLYILFLVFLAGALLVMDGPPRWPQYGWGELWEKLTGPASAFPWKYMVASVGWVVVLYLALALGAQLAVNLFYLASARRHRGIASPLASRLRRVAGSLTLSPAQRVVEGLLAGLAFFSFATTVAGGHQGSGQPGIGAPANSGGDQEDPYSPALMVGYNGAAQPAQEDYQQVRNEAQAAQLTAQLQPDKAGLVVLNAPLLQPQVESYHVQTTTLEYQVKSGDSLWAIAEHFYGNGHRYMDIFKANLGRAVGGGAHFGQTGLIQPGWVLIIPDVVTEGVPGDQVYPAIAYQTGGPVVSLSEYTVKKGDCLWDIAARELNDPTRWPQIWHLNAGHTMADGRIFNDPNLIQPGWKLLMPGTTATEGQNQTGQPQEKPVGGDGQKTSGQDGGQPGSTTGQPGGSQVQPDPTPQITPVAQPTPQPVNSSATPVSTATSLATLAPVTTGGTAQTNVTGGSIQQPQTGEWPWLMALGLGGAGVLSFGGIKLARALGLRRRSGEIKPRLRLWWQRNREVNRWARHSGLLLESLPEVPTDPRTGEVTGYATTERPLEMLRLKVHGALDADKPTLVLRHLTALFEKEGLPRLMPLSCVEGSTTLAFLFTGNPQELSAYLEADGANDLEDLQEQLNRDEKDQKALGKMVTFHGSEGSRNRMPALDTGSRQQILNEMISGYFGGVAWVEKQRGGLLITLEDIEFNDTFAPLFRQPGPEKATPSTVREVAPFEPDTLNRFDPAEEPLDPYSFYTPGGVYARSEAVQPEDLVEEPDVAVRGVQAEAFSSEVMTGQGEKTREEEYETLPDEMLPSGYLLFPLGATDPEALRSPEPGIPSEPERKHYHLCLDNSGHLLLVAQEGEEEALTVLYSAVLQLAAATQPQELALYLVDRPERLSEERIAELVSGWGCVGEAAVQLADEIESNQRMFQTLTALPQVQGLVAGDERSGVLWRQGLRALVEQAYELLVARRSVAGSNLPRIGLVISDLGAVAALEGEKLAQLLREGPAYGLYVLAAVSYEALVKEVLLPVGLEGAGQAWYVEQTQKLFRSLGVFATGDEEGSEVVWGSSAPTQLEGHGEMWLRVGGKSAVKLWGFGIAEEEVTECAGLLAELYRAKEQAEEMPAREQMEASAGNKYYPVTAADLPESVSEVGDDPDYSIMPGTSEGKARLLATEHSDFELYDPAQAPGLVRELSPNGSNKTAEPDIHLEEKPLKAPKDGVLPFTKDDFPESGHSEAEGSIDKQKLTNRKDPPSKTNPALLQALETPELIPGGDLAPHNNKTVVASNTELNETTLPAPAAELSQSLTPGISELLAKLRWELYRCGLVQPTLSFYVLHGLTITFCLRPAPLNYKPGNQRFAYIFPERVDVLKVYNCMQNLGLSFADLFEQEALVLKDSSLTPLEVDSLLLKLLAEGLNSWEDLVESDWPDKFKLERDYLEQVENWVQNLLLRFAYGAESANLNGRGGNLSLSEMQLLVYLTLNRCGVSRDRINEELGFNEVDEQRFRKTLEARLRRTREGLEAALLPFLKVIFGEWGGDLKALAQTLTFFEDDRRFGQLGLNQQFVWADLWELERLRHEYRSTPTVEGEEKGVGKLEETFRLVEVLATTHQDGQPGSKLRLLGDLGEDERKFGWATLWERREELIEWWYELNFKLGDYYLRQLKAGHPEFLDRALLYYWQCHQVRPELEEPTLALMEIGHVKRDKRIIIQAYQNYERSCLNLEMQPDELVKEEYSRLVKLKRVKKIG, from the coding sequence ATGTTCTCCAGAATAGATAGGAAAAGTAAAGCAGCGCAAAAGGGTGGGATTTCGGTGCTAGAACGAGAGGCTGAAACTCCTCGGAAAAGGCGGAAAAAGGGCCGTGCATCTTCCGACCAGCACCGGTCTTCAATCTTCAAAACCCTTGGTCCCTTCCTATTATATATACTTTTTCTGGTTTTTCTGGCCGGCGCGCTATTGGTTATGGATGGCCCACCCCGTTGGCCCCAGTACGGTTGGGGTGAACTCTGGGAAAAGCTCACCGGGCCGGCCAGCGCCTTTCCCTGGAAATATATGGTTGCCTCAGTGGGCTGGGTAGTGGTGCTATATCTGGCTCTGGCGTTGGGGGCACAACTGGCAGTGAACTTGTTCTACCTGGCCTCGGCCCGCCGGCACCGGGGAATCGCCAGCCCCCTGGCTTCCAGACTGCGGCGAGTAGCAGGTAGCCTTACTCTCTCCCCGGCGCAGCGGGTGGTTGAAGGTCTTCTGGCTGGCCTGGCCTTTTTCTCCTTTGCCACCACCGTGGCAGGCGGTCACCAGGGTTCCGGTCAGCCCGGCATTGGCGCTCCTGCCAATAGCGGAGGAGACCAGGAGGATCCATATTCACCAGCGCTGATGGTAGGTTACAACGGGGCGGCTCAGCCTGCGCAAGAGGATTACCAGCAGGTGCGGAATGAGGCTCAAGCAGCCCAACTTACCGCCCAATTGCAGCCTGATAAAGCCGGTCTAGTGGTGCTAAATGCGCCACTTTTACAGCCTCAGGTAGAGTCCTACCATGTTCAAACCACCACACTGGAATACCAGGTAAAATCGGGGGATTCACTCTGGGCTATTGCGGAGCATTTTTACGGAAATGGTCACCGCTATATGGATATATTTAAGGCCAATCTTGGTAGGGCGGTGGGCGGTGGTGCGCATTTCGGGCAGACGGGCCTGATCCAGCCGGGCTGGGTGTTAATTATTCCTGATGTAGTCACCGAGGGGGTACCGGGTGATCAGGTTTACCCGGCTATAGCCTACCAGACCGGGGGACCGGTAGTGAGCCTGAGCGAATATACAGTAAAGAAAGGGGATTGCCTGTGGGATATTGCGGCCAGGGAGTTAAATGATCCCACCCGCTGGCCCCAAATCTGGCATTTAAATGCCGGACATACCATGGCGGATGGTCGTATTTTTAACGATCCCAATCTGATCCAGCCGGGCTGGAAACTGCTGATGCCGGGGACTACCGCTACCGAAGGACAAAATCAGACGGGACAACCCCAGGAAAAGCCGGTGGGCGGTGACGGACAAAAGACCTCAGGCCAGGATGGTGGTCAGCCCGGCTCGACTACCGGGCAACCGGGTGGCAGTCAGGTGCAACCAGATCCCACTCCTCAAATAACTCCGGTAGCTCAACCCACCCCGCAGCCGGTGAACAGCTCTGCCACCCCGGTCTCAACCGCCACTTCGCTGGCTACTCTTGCGCCGGTAACCACTGGCGGGACAGCGCAAACCAACGTTACCGGTGGTTCCATCCAGCAGCCCCAGACCGGAGAGTGGCCCTGGCTTATGGCTCTGGGACTGGGTGGAGCTGGGGTACTGAGTTTTGGGGGGATAAAGCTGGCCAGGGCATTAGGACTACGCCGCCGATCTGGAGAAATCAAGCCCAGGCTGCGTCTCTGGTGGCAGCGAAATCGGGAAGTCAACCGCTGGGCTCGCCATTCTGGTTTACTACTGGAAAGCTTGCCTGAAGTACCCACTGACCCCAGAACGGGCGAGGTAACCGGCTACGCCACGACCGAACGCCCCCTGGAAATGCTGCGTTTGAAAGTGCATGGCGCCCTGGACGCGGACAAACCAACGCTCGTGTTAAGGCACCTCACGGCGCTATTTGAAAAGGAAGGTTTACCCCGGTTAATGCCGCTTAGTTGTGTGGAGGGTAGTACCACCCTTGCTTTTCTGTTCACCGGCAACCCGCAAGAGCTGTCGGCCTACCTGGAGGCGGATGGCGCAAACGACCTGGAAGACTTACAGGAACAACTTAACCGGGACGAAAAAGACCAAAAAGCACTCGGTAAAATGGTGACTTTCCACGGTAGTGAGGGGTCGCGCAACCGAATGCCCGCCTTGGATACCGGGAGCCGGCAACAGATTTTAAACGAAATGATCTCAGGCTACTTCGGTGGAGTGGCCTGGGTGGAAAAGCAGCGGGGTGGGCTATTAATAACGTTGGAGGATATTGAGTTTAACGACACCTTCGCCCCTCTGTTTCGGCAACCCGGACCGGAAAAAGCTACTCCATCAACTGTAAGAGAAGTCGCCCCCTTCGAGCCAGATACTTTAAATCGATTTGATCCGGCTGAAGAACCGCTCGATCCCTATAGCTTTTACACTCCCGGAGGGGTTTACGCCCGCTCAGAGGCGGTGCAGCCCGAAGACCTGGTAGAAGAGCCGGATGTGGCAGTGCGAGGGGTACAGGCTGAAGCCTTTTCCTCCGAAGTAATGACCGGACAGGGCGAAAAAACCAGGGAAGAAGAGTACGAAACCCTGCCGGACGAAATGCTCCCTTCCGGTTACCTGCTCTTTCCATTAGGAGCCACCGACCCTGAAGCCCTGCGTTCCCCTGAGCCGGGAATACCATCCGAACCGGAGCGGAAACACTACCACCTGTGTCTGGATAATAGCGGTCACTTGCTCCTGGTAGCTCAGGAAGGGGAAGAGGAAGCGCTGACTGTTTTGTATAGCGCGGTTTTGCAACTGGCGGCGGCGACCCAACCTCAGGAACTGGCTCTTTACCTGGTGGATCGCCCAGAGCGTTTAAGTGAAGAAAGGATCGCCGAATTGGTATCGGGTTGGGGCTGTGTAGGAGAAGCGGCTGTGCAATTAGCAGACGAAATAGAGAGTAACCAGCGCATGTTCCAGACCCTCACGGCCTTACCCCAGGTGCAGGGTCTGGTAGCGGGGGACGAGCGTAGTGGGGTGCTATGGCGGCAAGGACTTAGGGCGCTGGTGGAGCAAGCCTACGAATTACTGGTGGCGCGGCGCAGTGTGGCCGGGTCAAATTTACCGCGGATTGGGCTGGTTATCTCAGACCTGGGAGCGGTGGCTGCCCTGGAAGGGGAAAAGCTGGCGCAACTCCTCAGGGAAGGTCCGGCCTACGGGCTTTATGTGCTGGCGGCGGTCAGTTACGAGGCGCTGGTCAAAGAGGTGCTATTACCGGTTGGATTGGAAGGGGCAGGCCAGGCCTGGTATGTGGAGCAGACCCAAAAACTATTCCGCTCTTTGGGGGTATTTGCTACCGGGGACGAAGAAGGCAGCGAAGTGGTCTGGGGCAGTAGCGCTCCAACTCAACTGGAAGGTCACGGGGAAATGTGGCTCAGGGTGGGAGGCAAGAGCGCGGTAAAGTTATGGGGGTTTGGGATCGCTGAAGAAGAGGTAACGGAGTGTGCCGGCCTGCTGGCAGAGCTTTACCGGGCTAAAGAACAGGCAGAAGAAATGCCCGCCAGAGAGCAGATGGAAGCGAGTGCCGGTAATAAATATTATCCGGTCACTGCGGCTGATTTACCCGAATCTGTCAGTGAAGTTGGCGACGACCCGGATTATAGTATAATGCCAGGTACCTCGGAGGGAAAAGCGCGGCTACTTGCAACTGAACACTCCGATTTTGAACTATACGATCCAGCCCAGGCACCGGGTTTGGTAAGAGAGCTTTCACCGAACGGATCAAATAAAACAGCAGAACCAGATATCCACCTGGAGGAGAAACCGCTAAAAGCCCCAAAAGACGGGGTATTACCTTTTACCAAGGATGATTTTCCGGAATCCGGTCACTCTGAGGCGGAGGGTTCCATAGATAAACAAAAACTGACTAACCGGAAAGACCCACCTTCAAAAACTAACCCTGCGCTACTCCAGGCTCTGGAAACTCCCGAACTAATCCCAGGTGGAGATTTAGCTCCACATAACAACAAAACAGTAGTAGCCTCAAATACCGAATTGAACGAAACAACACTACCCGCGCCGGCAGCGGAACTGTCCCAATCCCTCACCCCTGGCATCAGCGAACTGCTGGCAAAACTGCGCTGGGAGCTTTACAGGTGCGGGCTGGTGCAGCCAACCTTATCTTTTTATGTGCTGCACGGGCTTACTATTACCTTCTGCCTCAGACCGGCTCCTCTGAATTACAAACCCGGTAATCAGCGCTTTGCCTATATCTTCCCCGAGAGGGTGGACGTGCTTAAGGTTTACAACTGTATGCAAAACCTTGGTCTTTCTTTTGCCGACCTGTTTGAGCAAGAGGCGCTGGTACTAAAGGATTCCAGCCTCACTCCTCTGGAAGTGGACTCTCTACTGCTGAAACTGCTGGCGGAAGGGCTGAATAGCTGGGAAGACCTGGTAGAATCCGACTGGCCGGACAAATTTAAATTGGAGCGAGATTACCTGGAGCAGGTCGAAAACTGGGTGCAGAACCTGCTGTTACGGTTTGCTTATGGGGCAGAAAGTGCCAATCTGAACGGTCGGGGAGGTAACCTCAGTCTGTCAGAAATGCAACTGCTGGTCTACCTGACTCTTAACCGGTGTGGGGTAAGCCGCGATAGAATTAACGAGGAATTGGGGTTTAACGAGGTGGACGAGCAACGCTTTCGTAAAACTCTGGAAGCGCGCCTACGCCGTACCAGGGAGGGATTGGAGGCAGCGTTGTTACCCTTCCTGAAAGTTATATTCGGGGAGTGGGGTGGGGATTTGAAAGCCCTGGCTCAAACCCTGACTTTTTTCGAGGATGACCGGCGTTTTGGTCAGCTTGGCCTGAATCAGCAGTTTGTCTGGGCAGATTTGTGGGAACTGGAGCGGTTAAGGCACGAGTACCGCTCTACCCCTACCGTCGAAGGCGAGGAAAAGGGGGTTGGAAAGTTGGAAGAGACTTTCCGGCTGGTGGAAGTGCTGGCGACTACCCACCAGGATGGCCAGCCCGGCAGCAAACTCAGACTTTTGGGAGATCTGGGGGAAGACGAACGGAAGTTTGGTTGGGCTACCCTCTGGGAGAGGCGGGAAGAGCTTATAGAATGGTGGTATGAGCTGAACTTTAAGCTGGGGGATTATTACCTGCGTCAGCTAAAGGCGGGACATCCAGAATTCCTTGACCGGGCGTTACTATATTACTGGCAATGCCACCAGGTAAGGCCGGAGCTGGAGGAACCCACTCTGGCGCTAATGGAGATTGGACATGTCAAACGGGATAAAAGAATAATTATCCAGGCTTACCAGAATTACGAACGAAGTTGCCTCAATCTGGAAATGCAGCCCGATGAACTGGTGAAAGAGGAGTATTCCCGCCTGGTTAAATTAAAACGGGTAAAGAAAATTGGCTAA
- a CDS encoding CHAT domain-containing protein → MPDKQSQEIMVSFYSNLLEGKPRYQALREAQQSIIEKNPHPFFWAAIICQEDIGPIGVFNH, encoded by the coding sequence GTGCCGGATAAGCAGTCTCAAGAAATTATGGTTTCTTTTTACAGTAATTTGCTTGAGGGTAAGCCACGGTACCAGGCTTTGAGAGAGGCTCAACAGTCAATAATAGAAAAGAATCCCCATCCCTTTTTCTGGGCAGCTATTATTTGCCAGGAAGATATTGGCCCAATTGGGGTTTTTAACCACTAA